A window from Leptospira meyeri encodes these proteins:
- the rpsL gene encoding 30S ribosomal protein S12 — protein sequence MPTINQLIRIGREDQKKRTKSPALKACPQRRGVCTRVMTFTPKKPNSALRKVARVRLTTGIEVTAYIPGEGHNLQEHNVVLIRGGRVKDLPGVRYHIIRGTLDTLGVDKRRKGRSKYGAKRPKA from the coding sequence ATGCCTACAATTAACCAGCTCATCCGAATTGGAAGAGAAGACCAAAAGAAAAGAACTAAATCTCCTGCCCTTAAAGCATGCCCACAAAGACGTGGAGTTTGCACTAGGGTAATGACCTTTACTCCTAAAAAACCGAACTCAGCTCTTCGTAAAGTAGCAAGGGTTCGCCTCACAACTGGAATTGAAGTCACTGCTTATATTCCTGGTGAAGGTCACAACCTCCAAGAACACAACGTTGTTCTCATCCGTGGGGGAAGGGTAAAAGACTTACCAGGGGTTCGTTATCATATCATTCGTGGAACACTGGATACACTCGGTGTAGACAAACGTCGTAAAGGACGTTCAAAATACGGCGCTAAGCGTCCTAAAGCGTAA
- the rpsG gene encoding 30S ribosomal protein S7 — translation MSRRRGKVEPRHIEGDPKYNDKVISKFINCLMVDGKKSVAEAVFYDALEVIAKKTGQDPYQVFQEALENAKPQVEVKSRRVGGVTYQVPIEVRPERRLALGIRWLIRYSRDRNEKSMKNKLAAEFMEAQKGTGSAIKKKEDIRKMADANKAFSHYRW, via the coding sequence ATGTCAAGAAGAAGAGGAAAAGTTGAACCGCGCCACATCGAAGGCGATCCTAAATACAATGACAAAGTGATTTCTAAGTTTATCAACTGCCTAATGGTAGATGGTAAAAAGAGTGTTGCTGAAGCCGTGTTCTACGATGCTTTAGAAGTAATTGCTAAAAAAACAGGGCAAGATCCTTACCAAGTTTTCCAAGAAGCTTTGGAAAATGCAAAACCACAAGTAGAAGTAAAATCTCGTCGTGTGGGTGGGGTTACTTACCAAGTTCCAATCGAAGTTCGTCCGGAAAGACGACTCGCTCTTGGAATCAGATGGCTCATTCGTTACAGCCGTGATAGAAACGAAAAATCAATGAAGAATAAATTGGCTGCAGAATTTATGGAAGCACAAAAAGGCACTGGTTCTGCGATCAAGAAAAAAGAAGATATCAGAAAGATGGCAGATGCCAACAAGGCTTTCTCTCACTACCGCTGGTAG